A window of Apium graveolens cultivar Ventura chromosome 8, ASM990537v1, whole genome shotgun sequence contains these coding sequences:
- the LOC141679949 gene encoding uncharacterized protein LOC141679949, with translation MDPPDGITRTVTVTSERLINPAQAHQTELKDAEGLAITEMEKTSEARADLDPRMPPMVERAGAAEDTIPILVDPNDPSKVLRIGSNLSPDLREDLARFLRENLDVFAWSHSDMIGIDPNVMCHRLNLDPKKKGVRQKRRPISGEREEALREEVDRLMEAELVREAFYPVWLANPVLVKKPNDQEHTSFITDRGLYCYIGMPFGLLNAGATYQRLVNKMFKHQLGKTMEAYVDDMLVKSKEARDHVRDLAEMFQILREFRMKLNPHKYVFGIESGKFLGFIVNHRGIEANPTKIQALLEMRSPRRVKDVQSLTGRVAALNRFVSKSSDKCQEFFQAIKGVGRNFKWIEECEEAFQNIKKHLSSPPMLSNPKAGETLILYLAVSDFAISAVLVREEDGVQLPVDYKPRTAIKGQALADFVLEFPPHQEVEPGALVVIPSTEEVGLERQNSTPWWSLFVDGASNGDGAGAGIELISPEAHKIRRATHLAFHATNNDAEYEALINGLKLALEMKVKNLSVFSDSMIVVYQINGGY, from the exons ATGGACCCACCCGACGGAATCACTCGAACTGTAACTGTAACCTCTGAACGCTTGATAAATCCGGCCCAAGCTCACCAGACCGAGCTCAAGGATGCGGAAGGTTTGGCAATCACGGAAATGGAAAAAACTAGCGAGGCTCGAGCAGATTTAGACCCGAGAATGCCCCCAATGGTCGAGAGGGCCGGGGCCGCAGAGGACACAATCCCGATCTTGGTAGACCCAAATGATCCTTCCAAGGTACTCAGAATAGGCTCTAACCTAAGTCCTGACTTGAGAGAGGATCTAGCCCGCTTCCTAAGGGAGaatttggatgtctttgcatggtcacactcCGATATGATAGGGATTGACCCAAATGTCATGTGCCACCGGCTCAACTTGGACCCGAAAAAGAAGGGGGTTAGGCAAAAGAGACGGCCGATTAGTGGAGAGAGGGAAGAGGCCCTCAGAGAAGAAGTGGATAGATTAATGGAGGCAGAACTTGTGAGAGAAGCCTTCTACCCCGTATGGCTGGCCAACCCCGTGCTTGTCAAGAAGCCCAATG atcaggagcacacctcctttATTACTGATCGGGGCCTTTACTGTTACATCGGGATGCCCTTCGGGCTCCTTAATGCGGGGGCAACCTATCAGAGGCTGGTGAATAAGATGTTCAAACATCAATTGGGGAAGACTATGGAGGCCTATGTAGACGACATGCTGGTGAAATCGAAAGAAGCGAGGGATCATGTCCGCGACCTGGCAGAAATGTTCCAGATCCTAAGGGAGTTCAGAATGAAGCTCAACCCCCATAAATATGTGTTTGGGATTGAATCAGGgaagtttttgggatttattgtcaACCATAGAGGTATTGAGGCCAACCCAACCAAGATACAAGCCCTACTCGAGATGAGATCCCCTCGACGGGTGAAGGATGTTCAAAGCTTAACGGGACGAGTGGCTGCCTTAAACCGCTTCGTCTCAAAATCCTCCGATAAATGCCAAGAGTTCTTTCAAGCAATCAAAGGAGTGGGGAGGAACTTTAAGTGGATTGAAGAATGTGAGGAAGCCTTTCAGAACATAAAGAAGCATCTCAGTAGCCCTCCAATGTTGTCCAACCCAAAGGCAGGAGAAACTTTGATCCTATACTTGGCCGTCTCCGACTTTGCAATAAGTGCAGTATTAGTCCGAGAGGAGGATGGTGTCCAGCTCCCg gtggattataagccaagGACTGCGATCAAAGGTCAAGCCTTGGCCGATTTTGTGCTAGAATTTCCCCCACATCAAGAAGTGGAGCCGGGAGCCCTTGTTGTTATACCTAGCACAGAAGAAGTTGGACTGGAGAGACAAAATAGTACCCCATGGTGGAGCCTATTTGTGGATGGTGCCTCTAACGGTGATGGAGCAGGAGCTGGAATCGAGCTAATCAGCCCAGAGGCGCACAAGATCAGACGTGCGACCCATCTGGCCTTTCAtgcaaccaacaatgatgctgagtatgaggccCTGATCAACGGTCTCAAGCTAGCTCTGGAAATGAAGGTCAAGAATTTGAGTGTGTTTAGTGACTCCATGATTGTGGTCTATCAGATAAACGGGGGGTATTAA